A stretch of the Candidatus Jettenia sp. AMX2 genome encodes the following:
- a CDS encoding IS1380 family transposase, translated as MSKKSEQKYNKILSRRKQKIERRLGRKQWEKQDRPMFRARNIHYEIAERNQAINCGGIGAIHQMVLKCGLVKEIDEKLELLKMHMPYHESDHVLNIAYNVLSGNIRLEDIELNRQDEGYLNAVGAQRIPDPTTAGDFTRRFRREDILKLMECINTGRLRVWKEARKEILEEALVDIDGTIAKTYGGCKEGMDISYKGIWGYAPLIISLWNTKEVLYLVNRPGNKPSHDGCVEWVDRAIGLVKPYARRICVRGDTDFSLTENFDRWSREVDFVFGMDAHKVLVRHAEELPGKAWRVLSRKPKYRVKTKERSKPEKVKERIVKEREYKDIRLASEHVSEFEYRPMKCKQSYRVIVLMKNLSVEKGEKVLLDDIRYFFYITTRRDMTAEELVELANGRCDQENVVEQLKNGVNAMKMPVRDLESNWAYMVMAALAWNLKSWFGLLMPNAVRGMQVQKMEFRRFLNTLILLPCQILKTGRKIVYRILRYNDWLKDFFATWERIRRLKMCMRE; from the coding sequence ATGAGCAAAAAATCAGAACAGAAGTATAACAAAATACTCAGCAGAAGGAAACAAAAAATCGAAAGGCGACTGGGGCGGAAGCAGTGGGAAAAGCAAGACCGACCGATGTTCAGAGCGAGGAACATTCATTACGAGATAGCAGAAAGGAACCAGGCAATAAACTGTGGAGGGATAGGAGCAATCCATCAGATGGTGCTAAAATGCGGGTTAGTAAAAGAGATTGACGAGAAACTTGAATTGTTGAAGATGCACATGCCCTACCATGAATCAGATCATGTATTGAACATAGCGTATAATGTTCTTTCAGGGAATATACGATTAGAGGATATAGAGCTGAATCGTCAGGATGAGGGGTATCTGAACGCAGTGGGAGCGCAGAGGATACCAGACCCGACGACAGCCGGAGATTTTACCCGGCGGTTCAGGAGAGAAGATATTCTAAAGCTGATGGAGTGCATCAATACAGGTCGGCTTCGTGTATGGAAAGAAGCGAGAAAGGAGATCCTTGAAGAAGCGCTGGTTGATATAGACGGTACGATAGCGAAGACATATGGTGGATGTAAAGAGGGGATGGACATATCGTACAAAGGGATATGGGGATATGCACCGTTAATCATATCGTTGTGGAATACGAAAGAGGTGTTGTATCTGGTAAATAGACCTGGTAACAAGCCGAGCCATGATGGGTGTGTGGAGTGGGTAGACCGTGCGATAGGATTGGTGAAGCCGTATGCCAGGCGGATATGTGTGAGAGGAGACACGGACTTTTCGCTGACGGAGAATTTTGATCGGTGGTCACGGGAGGTAGACTTTGTTTTTGGGATGGATGCACATAAGGTTCTGGTAAGACATGCAGAGGAGTTACCGGGGAAAGCATGGAGGGTGTTAAGCCGTAAACCGAAATATAGGGTAAAGACCAAGGAGAGAAGCAAGCCGGAAAAGGTAAAAGAGCGGATCGTGAAGGAACGAGAATATAAGGATATTCGTTTGGCGAGTGAGCATGTGTCGGAGTTTGAGTATCGGCCAATGAAGTGTAAACAGAGCTATCGGGTAATTGTGCTGATGAAAAACCTGAGTGTAGAAAAGGGCGAGAAGGTGTTGCTTGATGATATACGATACTTTTTTTACATTACTACCCGGCGGGATATGACGGCAGAGGAATTGGTGGAGTTGGCAAACGGGCGCTGTGATCAGGAGAATGTGGTAGAGCAGTTGAAGAACGGTGTAAATGCGATGAAGATGCCGGTAAGGGATTTGGAGAGCAACTGGGCGTATATGGTCATGGCAGCGCTGGCGTGGAATTTAAAGTCATGGTTTGGGTTGTTGATGCCCAACGCGGTGAGGGGAATGCAGGTACAGAAGATGGAATTTCGACGGTTTCTGAATACCCTGATTTTACTTCCCTGTCAAATCCTGAAAACGGGGAGGAAGATCGTATACCGAATCCTTAGATATAATGACTGGCTGAAGGATTTCTTTGCCACGTGGGAGCGGATCCGTAGGCTGAAGATGTGCATGAGAGAATAA
- a CDS encoding M20/M25/M40 family metallo-hydrolase codes for MKRYLRNLCLYFLFFNPVIPTTSVYARDYVHHEMEILLQPGQHSLLVTDTITIPESFSQENGGNFYFSLHSGMQPVSATPGVSLISEKRRTDFPDFSVHKDPFAQDECVFREDFRVIVPSGTHRFEVNYQGVIYHPLQEGEVYARSFSETPGIISPQGVYLNGYTCWYPVFNDDPVTFTMDIRTPRSWNIITQGERTEHREEYTGMHIRWESVDPQDEIYLVGGEFTEYIRDAKEIQVMIFLRTPDENLANKYLDAGIQYLEVYSDLIGPYPYKKFAVVENFWETGYGMPSFTLLGPEVIRFPFILHSSYPHEILHNWWGNGVFVDYQNGNWCEGLTAYLADHLIQEQKGNGAEYRRTALQKYTDYVTKSKDIPLSEFRARHNPVTEAVGYGKSMMFFHMLRQQLGDDAFTHALKKFYRENIYRRASFDDIHSAFTDRTGKDLQQEFQQWITRAGAPVLRIRDVSVQAGKEGYTLTAVIEQIQPEPVYKLSVPVAISMEGQEHAYQTTVVVNKRETGISLSLPARPVTLEVDPEFDIFRGLDPYETPPSLSKAFGAGKTLVVLPSVAPEGLLQGYRGLGVFWQKSRPGEVDIILDNERDRLPSDHAIWLLGWENQFLPQFSSSLTNYDVMFAGKKIHLDGKAIGHDNHTFVLTTHHPENPNLALTLIATNNAPALQKLKQNLPYYSKYSYLCFEGDELSSIIKGNWPVLNSPLSIPLPLSSLDESPGKKGVQGKLKPRRALAYPPPVFSEERMMQDVRFLASERLLGRGLGTFGLDMAADYIASQFFEAGLQPPENNDNGFFQTWEDIGGEQENIILLKNVIGIIPGSKPEWEGQSVVIAAHYDHLGLGWPDVHKGDKGKIHYGADDNASGVAVLLELARVLGKDLMPERTVVFIAFTGEETKLKGSRYYVANEKRFPVSKAIGMLNIDTVGRLGDNKLTVLGTGSAKEWGYIFMGASTVTGVPVESVADDFGGSDQKSFLDAGVPAVQLFSGLHTDYHRPTDTIDKIDTAGMVKTARLLKEVIEHLAHRPNPLTPVQQKLPYHGQEKTETAPAVRKVSLGTMPDFSYTGRGLSIKEVMPGSSAEKAGLQAGDVIIQINDNQIADLRSFSEQLKKLQPGDTISITFMRAEKQFTTEATLEER; via the coding sequence ATGAAACGATATCTGCGGAATCTTTGCCTGTATTTCCTGTTTTTTAACCCTGTTATTCCAACAACTTCTGTTTATGCCCGGGATTATGTCCATCATGAGATGGAAATACTGCTGCAGCCCGGGCAACACAGTCTCTTGGTTACAGATACTATTACCATTCCCGAATCGTTCTCACAAGAGAATGGTGGTAATTTTTACTTTTCCTTGCACAGTGGCATGCAACCCGTATCTGCAACTCCTGGTGTATCTCTTATTAGTGAAAAGAGAAGGACTGATTTCCCCGACTTTAGTGTTCATAAAGACCCATTCGCCCAGGATGAATGCGTATTCAGGGAAGATTTCAGGGTTATAGTGCCTTCTGGTACACATCGCTTTGAAGTGAATTATCAGGGAGTAATATACCACCCCCTCCAGGAAGGAGAGGTGTATGCCCGCAGTTTCAGTGAGACACCGGGAATAATTTCACCTCAAGGTGTGTATCTTAACGGCTACACATGCTGGTATCCGGTGTTCAATGATGATCCGGTAACCTTTACTATGGATATACGTACACCCCGAAGCTGGAACATAATCACCCAGGGTGAACGAACAGAACACAGAGAAGAGTATACAGGGATGCATATACGCTGGGAATCTGTTGATCCACAGGATGAAATATACCTCGTTGGCGGGGAGTTTACGGAATATATCCGGGATGCTAAAGAAATACAGGTTATGATCTTTTTACGGACACCTGATGAAAACCTGGCAAACAAATATCTGGATGCCGGTATCCAATACCTTGAAGTGTACAGCGACCTGATCGGCCCGTATCCCTACAAAAAATTTGCTGTTGTTGAAAACTTCTGGGAAACCGGTTACGGTATGCCTTCGTTTACACTCCTCGGCCCAGAGGTTATCCGTTTCCCGTTTATTCTGCATTCCTCCTATCCCCACGAAATCCTCCATAACTGGTGGGGAAACGGTGTTTTTGTCGATTATCAGAACGGTAACTGGTGTGAGGGCCTGACCGCCTATCTCGCCGACCATCTTATTCAGGAACAAAAAGGGAACGGGGCTGAGTACCGTCGTACCGCTTTACAAAAATACACAGACTATGTGACAAAGAGCAAAGATATCCCCCTATCTGAGTTCCGCGCCCGGCATAACCCGGTCACCGAAGCAGTAGGGTATGGGAAATCCATGATGTTTTTTCACATGCTGCGTCAGCAACTCGGCGACGACGCTTTTACTCATGCCCTAAAAAAATTTTACCGTGAAAATATCTATCGCCGGGCTTCTTTTGACGATATACACAGTGCCTTCACTGATAGAACAGGAAAAGATTTACAGCAGGAATTCCAGCAGTGGATAACCAGAGCCGGTGCGCCGGTTCTCCGCATACGCGATGTATCGGTTCAAGCCGGCAAGGAAGGTTATACGCTAACTGCCGTCATTGAACAGATACAACCCGAACCTGTTTACAAATTATCTGTGCCTGTTGCAATCTCTATGGAAGGACAGGAGCATGCATATCAAACCACCGTTGTTGTAAACAAAAGAGAGACGGGAATATCCCTCTCCCTGCCTGCGCGCCCTGTTACATTAGAAGTAGACCCGGAATTTGATATCTTCCGTGGTTTAGATCCATACGAAACTCCACCTTCCCTCTCAAAAGCATTTGGAGCAGGAAAAACACTCGTAGTCCTTCCCTCCGTTGCCCCGGAAGGGTTATTGCAAGGTTACCGCGGTCTTGGTGTATTCTGGCAAAAATCCCGGCCCGGTGAAGTGGATATCATTTTGGATAATGAAAGAGACCGGCTTCCGTCAGACCATGCAATATGGCTTCTGGGCTGGGAAAATCAATTTCTTCCACAATTCTCCTCTTCTCTTACAAATTACGATGTAATGTTTGCCGGCAAGAAAATTCACCTTGATGGGAAGGCCATCGGGCACGATAATCATACTTTCGTACTTACTACACATCATCCTGAGAACCCAAACCTGGCTCTGACACTGATAGCAACAAACAATGCACCCGCGCTGCAAAAATTAAAGCAGAATCTGCCTTATTACAGCAAATACAGTTACCTTTGTTTTGAGGGTGATGAATTAAGCAGTATCATAAAGGGCAACTGGCCAGTGCTAAATTCGCCATTGTCAATTCCTCTACCGTTGTCATCTTTGGATGAATCCCCAGGAAAGAAAGGGGTGCAGGGAAAACTGAAGCCCCGCCGCGCCCTGGCCTATCCCCCACCGGTCTTCTCCGAAGAACGCATGATGCAGGATGTCCGTTTTCTGGCCAGTGAAAGGCTTCTGGGACGGGGTCTTGGCACTTTTGGTTTAGATATGGCAGCAGACTACATCGCTTCACAGTTTTTTGAGGCCGGTTTGCAACCTCCCGAAAATAACGACAACGGCTTCTTTCAAACATGGGAGGATATTGGCGGCGAGCAGGAGAACATAATACTATTGAAAAACGTAATAGGAATTATTCCGGGAAGTAAGCCGGAATGGGAAGGACAAAGTGTCGTAATAGCTGCCCATTATGATCATCTGGGGTTGGGCTGGCCGGATGTGCATAAAGGGGATAAGGGGAAAATACATTACGGCGCAGATGACAATGCCAGTGGTGTGGCGGTATTATTAGAACTGGCAAGGGTGTTAGGGAAAGACCTGATGCCTGAACGCACCGTAGTTTTTATTGCCTTTACCGGGGAAGAAACGAAATTAAAGGGATCACGGTACTACGTTGCCAATGAAAAACGTTTTCCCGTTAGCAAGGCTATCGGTATGTTGAATATCGATACCGTAGGAAGGTTGGGAGACAACAAACTCACGGTTTTGGGGACCGGATCGGCTAAAGAATGGGGCTATATTTTCATGGGGGCATCCACTGTTACCGGCGTGCCTGTTGAGTCTGTTGCGGATGATTTTGGCGGAAGCGACCAGAAGAGTTTTCTTGATGCAGGAGTTCCCGCCGTTCAACTCTTCAGCGGTTTACATACAGATTATCACCGTCCCACCGATACCATAGACAAGATAGATACTGCCGGCATGGTAAAAACAGCAAGGCTACTGAAAGAAGTGATTGAACATCTCGCTCACCGTCCCAACCCTTTGACCCCTGTACAGCAAAAGCTCCCTTATCATGGGCAGGAAAAAACAGAAACAGCACCCGCAGTGAGAAAAGTTAGTTTAGGAACAATGCCCGATTTTTCATACACGGGCCGTGGGTTGAGTATTAAAGAGGTTATGCCCGGTTCATCTGCAGAGAAGGCCGGATTACAGGCTGGTGATGTAATTATACAAATAAATGATAACCAAATTGCGGATCTCCGCAGCTTCTCAGAACAATTAAAAAAACTGCAGCCGGGTGATACTATTTCTATCACCTTTATGCGGGCAGAAAAACAATTTACTACAGAGGCTACGCTCGAAGAGCGATAA